Proteins co-encoded in one Brassica rapa cultivar Chiifu-401-42 chromosome A02, CAAS_Brap_v3.01, whole genome shotgun sequence genomic window:
- the LOC103852742 gene encoding ABC transporter G family member 25: protein MSGFDGVENQRNGLDLSARLPQDPRSLLSSSSPCFPITLKFVDVCYRVKIHGKTGESGKIQRLLGLDHKPSDETTSTEERTILSGVTGMVSPGEFMAVLGPSGSGKSTLLNAIAGRLHGPALTGKILMNDVKPTKQTLKRTGFVAQDDLLYPHLTVRETLVFVALLRLPRSLTRHEKIKAAESVISELGLEKCENTVVGNTFIRGISGGERKRVSIAHELLINPSLLVLDEPTSGLDATAALRLVQTLSWVAHGRGKAVVTSIHQPSSRVFQMFDTVLLLSEGKFLFYGKGRDAMAYFESVGFSPAFPMNPADFLLDLANGVCQIDGMTEREKPNVKQTLSVAYNTMLAPNVKTCIDAAPSLGDNMRFVKTRENAHGITSGIATWFSQLCILLHRLLKERRHESFDALRVFQVIASSLLSGLMWWHSDYRDVHDRLGLLFFISIFWGVIPSFNAVFTFPQERAIFTRERSSGMYTLSSYFMAHVIGSLSMELVLPAVFLTLTYWMVGLRPGLVPFLLTLFVLLLYVLASQGLGLALGGAIMDAKKASTIVTVTMLAFVLTGGYYVNKVPYGMVWMKYISTTFYCYRLLIAIQYGNGDEILRMFGCEPKRAQGTAMTAGCRFMEEEVVGDIGMWTSVSVLFFMFASYRVLAYLALRRIKL from the exons ATGTCAGGTTTTGACGGCGTTGAAAATCAAAGAAACGGTCTAGATTTATCAGCTCGTCTCCCTCAAGATCCTCGCTcattattatcatcatcatctccttgTTTCCCAATCACTCTCAAg TTCGTTGATGTCTGTTACCGAGTGAAGATCCATGGCAAAACCGGCGAGTCCGGTAAGATCCAGAGATTGTTGGGACTAGACCACAAACCGTCCGATGAGACTACATCAACGGAGGAGAGGACGATACTTAGTGGAGTCACCGGAATGGTGTCACCCGGCGAGTTTATGGCCGTTCTTGGACCATCCGGAAGCGGTAAGTCCACGCTACTAAACGCTATCGCAGGGAGACTCCATGGACCAGCTCTCACCGGAAAAATACTCATGAACGATGTGAAACCAACGAAACAAACGCTAAAACGTACTGGCTTCGTCGCGCAGGACGATCTCCTCTACCCTCACTTAACTGTACGCGAAACCCTAGTTTTCGTCGCCTTGCTCCGTCTCCCTCGGAGTCTAACAAGACACGAGAAGATCAAAGCCGCCGAGTCAGTGATCTCCGAGCTGGGGCTGGAGAAATGCGAGAACACGGTGGTTGGTAATACTTTCATCAGAGGGATATCTGGCGGTGAGAGGAAACGAGTGAGCATAGCTCACGAGTTACTCATCAACCCGAGCCTTCTTGTCCTTGACGAACCAACGTCTGGACTCGACGCTACGGCAGCTCTACGGCTGGTTCAGACACTCTCCTGGGTGGCTCATGGTAGAGGGAAGGCGGTGGTCACGTCGATTCACCAGCCGTCGAGCCGTGTGTTCCAGATGTTTGATACTGTGCTTCTTCTTAGCGAAGGAAAGTTTTTGTTCTACGGAAAAGGAAGAGACGCCATGGCTTACTTCGAGTCCGTCGGGTTCTCGCCTGCGTTTCCAATGAATCCTGCTGACTTCCTTCTCGATCTTGCTAACG GAGTTTGTCAAATTGACGGCATGACAGAACGGGAAAAGCCAAACGTGAAACAAACGCTGTCTGTTGCTTATAATACAATGCTAGCCCCAAACGTCAAAACCTGCATCGATGCGGCACCTTCTCTTGGAGACAACATGCGTTTTGTAAAAACGCGAGAGAACGCACATGGAATAACGTCAGGTATCGCAACATGGTTCAGTCAACTTTGCATTCTCCTCCACAGACTTCTTAAAGAACGGCGCCACGAATCCTTCGATGCACTTCGCGTTTTCCAAGTGATAGCGTCTTCACTACTCTCTGGTCTAATGTGGTGGCACTCAGATTATCGAGACGTACAC GACCGACTAGGACTACTCTTCTTCATATCCATTTTCTGGGGGGTAATTCCGTCATTTAACGCAGTTTTCACGTTTCCGCAAGAACGAGCCATCTTCACTCGAGAACGCTCGTCCGGTATGTACACACTCTCATCTTACTTCATGGCTCATGTCATTGGATCGCTCTCCATGGAACTCGTTCTCCCGGCAGTGTTCTTGACGCTAACTTATTGGATGGTCGGTCTCCGTCCAGGGCTAGTCCCTTTCCTCCTCACCCTCTTCGTGCTACTACTATACGTTTTAGCATCCCAAGGACTCGGACTTGCCCTTGGCGGAGCGATCATGGACGCAAAGAAAGCTTCCACGATCGTGACTGTGACAATGCTAGCGTTTGTTTTAACCGGTGGTTACTACGTGAACAAAGTGCCTTATGGAATGGTGTGGATGAAATACATCTCCACGACGTTTTATTGTTACCGTTTGTTAATTGCAATCCAGTATGGTAATGGTGATGAGATATTGAGGATGTTTGGATGTGAGCCCAAGAGAGCGCAAGGAACGGCTATGACTGCTGGGTGTAGGTTTATGGAGGAGGAAGTGGTTGGAGACATTGGGATGTGGACGAGCGTTagtgttttgtttttcatgtttGCTAGTTATAGAGTATTGGCTTACTTGGCTTTGAGGCGTATTAAACTTTGA